The following are encoded in a window of Roseimaritima ulvae genomic DNA:
- a CDS encoding efflux RND transporter periplasmic adaptor subunit, whose protein sequence is MPEPQIDLSQLAIERTPTAAVNPRSRRRRWLFRYALPSLILLGFCGLLVTAAGTQWLPRRWVTVVPVVLSRAAIVQPSGTPQFQAAGWIEPRPTPINVAALAPGVIEELLVVEGQQVHKGEPIAKLIAADAELAVRQAEATLAIRVGDVKRAQAELRAAKTRAEQPLHLEVQLAEANSLLAAAITEQTKLPFLIEAAEARHAFTLANVQGKRSAKSSISGRILDQAESEHAIADANLRELRSRGANLQREVDALTNKANSVQQQLKLLVEETRQLQEAAAKLESAEAVRDEAQLQVDLAKLMLERTVIRAPIRGRVLRLVATPGSRVMGLQSSGEHSSSTVVQMYDPARLQVRADVRLEDVPSVRQGQTVHIKTASSTDIIQGRVLQVTSSANIQKNTLEVKVELLDPPPTVSPEMLVTATFIAPPTPTDQDDPSEPRQHILVPQRLIQTTDSDSFVWIVDAEGRAKKATITLGEATAGELVEVVAGLQVTDKIIASNTEGLQPDERVLVSGEDQTIGVE, encoded by the coding sequence ATGCCTGAACCGCAAATCGATCTCAGCCAGTTGGCTATCGAACGTACGCCTACCGCTGCCGTGAACCCTCGATCACGGCGGCGGCGGTGGCTGTTTCGTTATGCTCTGCCGAGCCTGATCCTGCTGGGGTTTTGCGGTTTACTGGTCACGGCAGCCGGCACCCAGTGGCTGCCTCGCCGCTGGGTGACGGTCGTTCCGGTAGTGCTTTCACGCGCTGCGATCGTGCAGCCCTCGGGGACGCCTCAATTCCAGGCCGCTGGATGGATTGAACCGCGGCCCACACCTATCAACGTCGCCGCCCTGGCGCCGGGCGTGATTGAAGAGTTGCTGGTCGTGGAAGGCCAGCAAGTCCACAAAGGCGAACCGATCGCCAAACTGATCGCCGCCGATGCGGAACTGGCGGTCCGTCAAGCCGAAGCCACACTCGCGATTCGCGTCGGCGACGTCAAACGGGCTCAAGCTGAATTGCGGGCCGCAAAGACACGCGCCGAACAACCGCTGCATCTGGAAGTCCAACTGGCCGAAGCCAACAGTTTGTTGGCTGCCGCCATTACCGAACAAACCAAGCTACCGTTTTTAATCGAAGCCGCCGAAGCCAGGCACGCTTTCACGCTGGCCAACGTGCAAGGCAAACGGTCCGCCAAATCATCGATCTCCGGACGCATTTTGGATCAAGCCGAAAGCGAACACGCGATCGCCGACGCCAACCTCCGCGAACTGCGCAGCCGTGGAGCGAACCTGCAACGCGAAGTCGACGCGTTGACGAACAAGGCAAACAGCGTCCAGCAACAACTGAAACTGTTGGTCGAAGAGACCCGGCAACTGCAGGAAGCCGCCGCCAAACTGGAATCGGCCGAAGCGGTTCGCGATGAAGCCCAATTGCAAGTCGACTTGGCCAAGCTGATGCTCGAGCGAACCGTGATTCGCGCTCCTATCCGCGGTCGCGTGCTGCGGCTGGTGGCCACGCCGGGCAGCCGCGTGATGGGGTTGCAGAGCAGCGGCGAACACAGCTCCAGCACCGTCGTTCAAATGTATGACCCGGCTCGACTGCAAGTTCGCGCGGACGTTCGTTTGGAAGACGTCCCCAGCGTGCGACAGGGGCAAACCGTTCATATCAAAACCGCGTCCTCAACCGATATCATCCAAGGCCGCGTGTTGCAGGTCACCAGTAGCGCCAACATCCAAAAGAACACCCTGGAAGTCAAAGTCGAATTGCTCGACCCGCCGCCGACGGTCAGCCCCGAGATGTTGGTCACGGCCACTTTTATCGCGCCGCCGACGCCGACCGATCAGGACGATCCATCCGAGCCCCGCCAGCACATCCTGGTTCCCCAGCGGCTAATCCAGACCACTGATTCGGACAGTTTTGTGTGGATCGTCGATGCGGAGGGCCGCGCCAAGAAGGCCACGATCACGTTGGGCGAAGCGACAGCCGGCGAGTTGGTCGAAGTGGTCGCGGGTCTGCAAGTCACCGACAAAATCATCGCTTCCAATACGGAAGGTCTCCAACCGGACGAGCGAGTTCTTGTCAGCGGCGAAGACCAAACGATTGGCGTTGAATGA
- a CDS encoding ABC transporter permease, which yields MLLPWEYGVRNLARRPLRTLLTLIALATVVMLVFVVVGFIRGLERSLAVSGDPDVVLIYSVNAEQNIENSSIAGQTAALLSASLDGTFQRFGTAHVSPELYLGTRVSQGSDAGGFGLVRGVTQTAPLVRRSVRIIAGAWPGPGEVMVGQLAAAKLGVDPATMALGNTVDFEGQSWRIAGHFAADGNTHESELWCNLSEFQTATKRQDLSVVALLLAPDASPAEVQLFCKERTDLELQAVGEKTYYESLQQHYKPVRWLAWFVVLLVSGAGVFAGLNMMYGAVAGRVREIATLQTIGFRRRAILLSVIQEGMLLSATGSLISGVIALALLNGVAVRFTMGAFTLRIDGIAILIGCGVGLSLGVLGALPPAIKALRAPVAESLKAI from the coding sequence ATGCTACTTCCCTGGGAATACGGTGTTCGCAATCTTGCCCGGCGACCGCTGCGCACCTTGCTCACCCTGATCGCGTTGGCAACCGTGGTGATGCTGGTGTTTGTAGTGGTCGGATTTATTCGCGGTTTAGAACGTTCGTTGGCCGTCAGCGGCGACCCCGACGTGGTCTTGATCTATTCGGTCAACGCGGAACAGAACATTGAAAACTCATCGATTGCCGGGCAGACCGCGGCCTTGCTGTCGGCCAGTTTGGACGGCACGTTCCAGCGATTTGGCACCGCTCACGTTTCTCCCGAGCTTTACTTGGGCACGCGAGTATCTCAAGGCAGCGATGCGGGCGGCTTTGGATTGGTCCGCGGCGTGACGCAGACCGCCCCCCTGGTGCGTCGCTCGGTACGGATCATCGCCGGCGCGTGGCCCGGTCCCGGAGAAGTCATGGTGGGTCAATTGGCAGCCGCCAAATTGGGCGTCGACCCAGCCACCATGGCGTTGGGAAACACAGTCGATTTCGAAGGCCAATCATGGCGTATCGCCGGCCACTTCGCCGCCGACGGCAACACCCATGAATCCGAACTGTGGTGCAATCTAAGCGAATTTCAAACGGCGACCAAACGCCAAGACCTGAGCGTGGTGGCATTGCTGCTGGCGCCCGACGCTTCACCGGCCGAAGTGCAATTGTTCTGCAAAGAACGCACGGATTTGGAACTGCAAGCGGTCGGTGAGAAAACGTATTACGAATCCCTGCAGCAACACTACAAACCGGTTCGCTGGCTGGCCTGGTTTGTGGTGCTGTTGGTATCCGGAGCCGGCGTGTTTGCGGGATTGAACATGATGTATGGCGCGGTGGCCGGTCGCGTTCGCGAAATCGCCACCCTGCAAACGATCGGTTTTCGACGTCGAGCGATTTTGTTGAGTGTGATTCAAGAGGGCATGCTGTTGTCGGCCACCGGGTCACTGATTTCGGGCGTGATCGCACTGGCGCTGTTAAACGGCGTTGCCGTGCGGTTCACGATGGGCGCCTTCACGCTGCGAATCGACGGCATAGCGATTTTGATCGGCTGCGGCGTGGGCCTCTCGCTGGGCGTCCTGGGCGCCCTGCCGCCGGCGATCAAAGCCCTACGTGCGCCAGTCGCCGAAAGTTTAAAAGCCATATGA